ACAGGCGCAGTTGGAACTGCAGCGCCAGGAACGCGTCCGCCAGGAAGCCGCTCGGCAGGAACAGGCAAAACAGGCGCAGTTGGAAGCACAACGCCAGGAAGCACTGCGTCAAGAGCAGGCCAGGCGGCTTGAGCAGGCACGCCAGGCTGCGGAAAAACAGGAACAGGAACGCGCCGACGCCGCCCGACGGGACGCTGCGCAGCAAGAACAGGAAAAGAAAGACCAGGCCCAGCGTGACAAGGCCAGGCAAGAAGCCGAACACGAGGAACGTCTCAAGGCGATCGGCAGGCAGCTGGATCGGGAAGCGGCCCAACGCGATGCGACATCGCGCTCGGCCCTCCCTTCGGCGAGCACGCTGCGCCGCGGCTGGCTGTTCGGGCGCGCCGATACAAACCGCGATCTCGTCCTTTACGCAGAGGCGATGAGCCAGAAGATCGAAAAGAACATGACCTTCGGGATGGTGCGCGAGCTCATCAAGCAGCCTTACACCCGGCCGACGGTGACGATCGCGGTTCGGGCCGATGGTACCGTCGAAAAAGTGTGCTTCGTGACGTCGAGCGGCGTCGCCGCCATCGACGACGCGGTACGAAAAATCATTGCCAGCCAGGCGCCGTTTGGCGCTTTTCCGCCGTCCCTGGCGCACCAGTACGACGTGATCGAAATCCGCCGTACCTGGATATTCGATATTGCTGTCCGGCTGGAGTAAATCCGCCCGGATTTATCGCGAGGCCCGGAGCTTGGCAATGGCCCGGCTTTGCATACCGGTCTGGCTTATCAGGAATGGCCGCGCTGTCGCAGGCTGCGTCAGCCTTGCCAGCATGCGGCCCAAAGGCAGCTCCACCCAGCGATAAAACGCCGCCCCGGCCGCCAGGCTGGCGCCCCAGGCGACCAGCATCCCCAGGGCCTGCTCATGCGGCTGCTCCGACACGAAGCGGGTAAACGCGGCATTCACCACCAGGCACACCGGGAAGTGCACGAGGAAGACCGAAAACGAGATCGTCGCCAGGCGATTCACGAGCGCCCATGCCTGGCTGCGGACATCGGCCAGCCTGATGCGGCCGAACAGGAACAGCGTGCAGGCGACCACCAGCGCCACCGCGATCCGGCTGCGGAATTCCAGGTTCAGCGCCAGCAGCGTCGGCAATACCGTCATCGCCAGCAGCAGCGCCACCTCGCCCGGCTTGCGCGCCGGATCGCTGGCCCACCACGCCAGCATGCCGAGTCCATAGCTGCCGAAGAAATACGGCGCCCACACGTCCCAGTCGGCATCGCGGTTGAAATACAGCAGGGAGACGCTGACGCCAAGCGCGACCAGGGCCGGCATCAGCCAGGCCCGGGAGCGCGTGCCAAGCAGATGGCCTGCGCTCCAGAACAGCAGGGTCGCCAGCGCATACAGCTGGAAATCGATCGCCACATACCAGGCGCCGGCCGACAGGGCCTCGTAACCCAGCACGTCATGCAGCAACAGGAAATGGGCGCTCAGCTGGGACAGCGTCGGCGGCGCCGAGATCGAATCGTGGCTCATCCATTGG
This window of the Massilia sp. WG5 genome carries:
- a CDS encoding acyltransferase — its product is MKDMKGGSQFGMINLLKAGAAQLIVLHHLAFYGPMADQARPLMPALIDWLDAYGRIAVQVFLVVGGFLAAKSLSPQARPGIAHPLRTIGRRYIRLALPFMAAMLLAIGASWLASQWMSHDSISAPPTLSQLSAHFLLLHDVLGYEALSAGAWYVAIDFQLYALATLLFWSAGHLLGTRSRAWLMPALVALGVSVSLLYFNRDADWDVWAPYFFGSYGLGMLAWWASDPARKPGEVALLLAMTVLPTLLALNLEFRSRIAVALVVACTLFLFGRIRLADVRSQAWALVNRLATISFSVFLVHFPVCLVVNAAFTRFVSEQPHEQALGMLVAWGASLAAGAAFYRWVELPLGRMLARLTQPATARPFLISQTGMQSRAIAKLRASR